ttgagcaagatacttaaccccaaattgctcccgaaggctgtgccatcgagtatttagattagatcctgatgggcaacttggcaccttgtatggcagcctctgccatcagtgaaTGAATCTGTGTGTGAATGGCTGAATGCtggcatgtagtgtaaagcactttgagtgctcggaagactagaaaggcactAGATAAATGCAAGACCATTTACCAGTATAATTAAGAACAGTACTAAAGGAAATAATAGTAGAATAACATGATACAAATGTACTCTATAACAATGGCctgctgtttatttatgtattaaatgAGGAAAACAATCTATATCCAGTAACGTCCATATCAAAACAACCTTACTAGATCATGTTTTGGAGCTCAAATATGAGCTTGATTGATAAAAGGCCTTTAAATGCTTGGCTCCACTCAGACGTTAAGAAGCTGCAACAGGATCTCAAACTGGATCAATACAATTCTTTAGCAAACTTAAAGTATTAATTGAATGGAATATAATTCCATTATTGTCACTGTACAAAGTACATCGAAATTAAAGTTGCAGTGGGTAgaagtggagcaaatatgataaaaaaaaatgtttgattaatttatgattaatcacgattaactatttttaatcgattgacagccctaattcaaacatgaaaacatgtCTTAAGGCAACCTAAGCTGGTACTCACCtcatattcaagattcaagattcaagatgtttattgtcacgccggttatacaggtacaatcgtgtgaaatgatttttgctgggaagctccattaaaaataataagttatattacaattataaaaggaaatactttgtacaagggcatattaagaatatatacaggcagattaagaacatatacatatcaggaagtattAATgtacatacagacgtaggcaaagttgttggtaacgttccgttaaagagagaaaaacccacaatggtcactgaaataacttgaaactgacaaaagtaataataaataaaaatttactgaaaatgaactaatgaaaatcagatattgtttttgaattgtggttcaacagaatcattttaaaaaacaaactaatgaaactggccaggacaaaaatgatggtacccctagaaaagatgtaaaataatgtgaccatagggacatgttaaactaaggtgtgtcctgtaaatagcatcacaggtatcttcaaacttgtaatcagtcagtctgcctatttaaagggtgaaaagtagtcactgtgctgtttggtatcatggtgtgtaccacactgaacatggaccacagaaagctaaggagagagttgtctcaggagatcagaaagaacattatagaccttcatgttaaaggtaaaggctataagaccatctccaagcagcttgacgttcctgtgactacagctgcacatattattcagaagtttaaggtccatgggactgtagccaacctccctggacgtggccgcaaggggaaaattgatgacatattgaagagacggataatacgaatggtaaccaaagagcccagaacaacttccaaagagattagaggtgaactccaaggtcaaggtacatcagtgtcagatcgcaccatccgtcactgtttgagccaaagtggacttaatggaagacgacccaggaggacaccaaatcataaaaaagcgagactggaattttccaaaatgcatattgacaagccacaaagcttctgggagaatgtcctttggacagatgagacaaaactggagctttttggcaagtcacatcagctctatgttcacagacgcaaaaatgaagcatccaaagaaaagaacactgtacctaatgtgaaacatggaggaggctcggttatgttatggggctgctttgggtgtcttgaatctgtgcagggtgcaatgaaatctcaagactatcaaggcattctggagtgaaatgtgctgcccaatgtcagaaagcttggtctcagttgcaggtcatgggtcctcaaacaggataatgacccaaaacacagctaaaaacacccaagaatggataagaacaaaacattggactattctgaagtggccttctatgagccctgatctaaatcctattgaacatctgtggaaggagctgaaacatgctgtctggagaaggcacccttcaaacctgagacagctggagcagtttgctcacgaggagtgggccaacatacctgtcgacaggtgcagaagtctcattgagagttacagaaatcacttgattgcagtgattgcctcaaaaggttgtgcaacaaaatattaagttaagagtaccatcatttttgtccaggccagtttcattagtttgtttttttaaatgattctgctgaaccaaaattcaaaaacaatatctgatattcattagttaattttcagtaaatttttatttattattacttttgtcagtttcaagttatttcagtgaccattgtgggtttttctctctttaacggaacgttaccaacaactttgcctacgtctgtatataagacatactttgtacaaggcatattaagaaaatatacaggcatattaagaacatatatattaagaacatatacagtataagatatatgattaaggtactttttgtgtgagaaggtgtcgtttGAATTATCTATTTCAAATATCCATTAGGTTAATTGGCTGAGTCagaaaataaaaaggtaaatatattaaaataaagtaaaaataataataaagtcacCAACAATAATGGAACTAATTATTCATAGaaaccactttgttttgctGCTCTTCATATTtccaggtaaaaaaaacataatgatttaaagatTAACATGCATATGAATAAATTCTCCCTCCACTTCATCCGTGTTTTACATGTTTACCAAATCCAAAAAGGTGACCATTGAAGCATCACTAATAACAGAGCAGCactctcctgtcctccccatccaccatctccatctccatcctcatcctcatccatCCTGCATCCAACAACCTGGAGGAGACAGCGTGTAACTACATCACTAGCCCCTTTTAAGGCAACCTAAGCTGGCACTCATCTCATATCCATTAGGTTAATTGGCTGAgtcataaaataaatacaataaagtaaaaaaacaaaaaaacataaagtcACCAATAATTTTGCAACTAATTATTCATAGAAACCACTTTGTGTTGCTGCTCTTAATATCTCCAGGTaggaaaataatgatttaaagaTATGAATAAATTCTCCCTACACTTCCACCATGTTTTACATGTTTACACCAAACCCAAAAAGGTGACCATTGAAGCATCACTACTGTTTGTGtgaggtgtcgtatgaattatctaatTAAAATATCCATTAGGTTAATTGGCTGagtcataaaataaaaacaataaagtaaataaaataaagtaaaaaaaaacaaaaaacataataaagtcACCAATAACATTggactttgtttttgttttgctgctcTTCATATttccaggtaaaaaaaaaaattataataatgatataaagaTTAACATGCATATGAATATAAATTCTCCCTCCACTTCATCCTTGTTTCACATGTTCACCAAATCCAAAAAGGTGACCATTGAAGCATCACTAATGACCACTCCCCCATAACAGAGCAGcactctcctctccatcctcatccatccatcctgcaTCCAACAACCTGGAGGAGAGAGCGTGCAACTACATCACTGCCTCCTCCTCACAGCGTTGGtcgccatccatccatcctctcctcctcctcctcctcctcctgtaccATAACAGATGGTGGGAACAACATTGCATCCACCGGGTAGCCTACCACCACAACAATagaccgcagcagcagcagcatccagtCCAGACGACGCTGCTGGCCTTGCACCACCATTACCCTCACCATCATCATGCTCCTCTTAGTGCAGGACTGCGCCAGGCTGTGAGTGCCGTCGTGATTCATTTCACGCGGTACCTCCACCGTCACCACGGCTACGGAGGAAGAACAACCTTCTCCTAGCGACTGTTGTTCGGGAAGAAGAAGATGGCCGCTATGAAAATACTAACAGGCACTGGTCTCTTCTTGGCTTTCTGTGCGCTCGGGCTGCTCGCCATGGCCATCTGCACCGATTACTGGTACGAGACCGACGCGAGGAGACACCGGGAGAGGTGTAAAAACTATGCCAACAAGCGCAACGACCCGGGTTACATCTACATCTCCAACCACAACCTGCCGCTCCAGATGCCTCCAAAGAGCAGCGGCCCAgatgctggagctgctggagctctcatCAGGACCAAGCGGCACTTTCTGGCCGCAGCGTCCGCCATGGAGTCGCACTGCAACCGGCAGTTCAACTCCACCATCTCCGGGCTGTGGAGGAAGTGTCACCGGGAGGGATTCGACCTGGAGACCGAGGACCTTATCTACAAAGGTAAACagtctttcctttagtgtgtgtgcagcagcaggccttcatgctccagcagcagcagcagcagcagtagtgatGAGCTCACACCTATATAGCCTGCATGACACAAACAGGATGGCAACAGAGGCCCACATTGCTCCTCTCACACTGATGCTGTCTGTACCTGTGTATTTGCACtgtatgttttgttatgtaatgctgttttgtttgtattgtgTCTATATAGGACCCCCTCGAAAATGAGATGCTATACATCTCAAGGGGCTATCCTATCCTTTCAATAAATTCAATGTGTGTCTGCCTTTGAAATGTGAAGGTTATATACAACTATAGATGAGGATGTGTTTGTGCAGAAGCTTTTCttcatttgtcacattttgcacACCtataggcaaggcaagtttatttatatagcacatttcatacacaaaggcaattcaaagtgcaagataaaagagcacaaagtgcataagataaaaacaaataaaagaatataaaagtataaattaGCCTATAGCCTGAATGACACAAACAGGATGGCAACAGAGGCCCCATattgctcctctctctcacactctaaAGTGTACTAAtgctgtctgtatctgtgtatttgcagtgtatgtttgttatgttaatgctgttttgtttgcatgtgtttttgtatttgtgtcccCTCAAAAATGAGATGCTATACATCTCAAGGAGCTATCCTAtcctttatttgtcacattttgcacACCTATATTGCCTGCATGACACAAACAGGATGGCAACAGAGGCCCACATTGCTGCTCTCACACACTAAGGTGTACTAAtgctgtctgtatctgtatctgtgtatttgcagtttgtaatgctgttttgtttgtatgtgtttttgtatttgtgtcccCTCGAAAAAATGAGATGCTATACATCTCAAGGAGCTTTTTTCCTATCCTTTCAATACATTCAATGTGTGTCTGCCTTTTGAAATGCGAAGGTTATATACAACTATAGATGAGGATGTTGTTTGTGCAGAAGCTTTTCTTTTATGTGTCACATttcgctgtccatggtgctgagtGAACCCCAGCGTTTTGCATGAGctcccctctctctgtaatgGCTGCTGCTCTGTTTTCTCAACCCTGTTTTGCATAAATCTTGTAAAGGTTAATGTGATAAAAAGGTGATCTCATACTGCAAAAAAAGAAGCTGAATCAttgataagtttggtttgaaTTTGAGGCCACAAAGCAGAGAAAACATAATGCACAGCCCTTCCTCATTGAACAACAATGAGAAGCCATTGAACAGGCCTCACACCTGATCCAGACACATAAGATCCTAAAACTGAGCTGATAACACAAAGACTCTGTGTAGAAAAACCTGATGTAGAGAACATAAAGTCGTTGTTGTGATTACAGCTGTCAGTAGACGTCACTAAAACAGCCCAGTGACAGTTTTCTCTTCCAAACATTGTCTCTGGAAATTGTCAACTACATCATTCAAAATCCTGAACCTGCATCATTTCATCTAcctaaaaataatgaaaaatggcATTTTCTGTAGGGCTGCCACCTctcagtcgattagtcgactaaaaaggttgttttgttcttagatttctttagtcgattagtcattttttatgctttttttttaatgctgaatgacttatttctaagaaacttatgagcacatcgcTGGTCAACACAGGATTTAAAGTGATGCTATTGTTTGATTCTCAGTTTTACagtctgtcgattaaatcaactaatcgtttagtccacaaaatcgtatgagtccaatttctttggttgaggacagccctagttttttgtTTAACAGTTTAACAATTGCAATCTTGTGTATTaacattaaaatcacattttacaTAATTAATAACAAGAGGGCTCTGGAATAACAGTACAGTATAACAGTTCTGCTTttcaaaaaatcataatatactGACAACAGTGTTCAATTAACATGTGTAAAATCTATTCATTTCCCCCAGCCACATAATATCGCCGATGAGAGCGAGTCATCTGTAATTCTGTTAGGATGCCAGGCGGAAACCGGTTGTTTACTAATGTGCGATGATGAGCACTGATAAAACGATGTTCATCACATTAATTGAGTGCCAAGTAATCATTAGTAGGTAGTTGAGCGAATAAGTACCAGAAGTCTATCGCTGCCTGTGCTATAAATGTAATCCAGGTAGGGGGTCTGGAGGTCTTGGAGGTCTTGGAGGTCTTGGAGGGTCCAGGTTATAAACTAGAATAAATATAGCGTAATTAATGAAACatcatttaaaagttttctgaatctgctctattgatttacagaatatgattttacagaaataaatgttcagacaaaggctgtgatatgtgtaaataatagaaTCATTATTTAACTATagcatgttttgttttcaagctttttgggcgttatctatagtaataataataatggtcaaaatgatgtaaaattttATAGTTTTaggtcaaaaaccttcaaatttctTGGGGGAGGTCCGCCAAACCCCCAGCCCAAATTGATATTGGTTCTTTGCCTGTGAAGTTTGTGGGTTTTTAATTGAAAACACTGATCTCTTTGTGTTGCCATTGTGCACacaatttagcttttttttttttttagttattgtTAACGTATTGTCATATTCTGTTTACCATTTAATATTTGTCGCTGTCCATTGACGGGGGTTCTGAATTAAAGcaattaaaatatattgtgaAGTGAGGGGAGAGCCTCCAAAACGTCTGTAGCTCCTGAGCCTCAAGTCATATTAAGACACCACTACAACACATGCTACCTTTTGTTATCTTACTATGTCTCAGAAAGGTGTTGAATTAGTCCTGTTTGAGGCTGTACTTTGTACTGTTATTTAACTGGATTGCATACAGTCTAAAAATTAATGTTGACTGTCTCTTACACAGAGTGTCAGCAGCAAATGTAGATTACAAACTTCACAAAGGTGATATTTGTTTCAGTGCTACTATATTGGATATGAATTGTACATGTGTACATGATATTATGTCCACACCTTGTACTGCATATGTTGATAAACTACTCAAAAAGGATTGTATTAGTAGCCCCAGACGtaaatactacagtatatgtaacCTAATGTAAGTGAACACATGATATTAATCAGTTTTATTAGCCTTGTCTGATTCGTAAGATCATCTGTTCCTTTTTAGATAATCATGTTGAATCAGGCCCAATATTGGCGTTGATATCTGAGCAATTTGATATCATATGTTTTCACAGATTATTTATAATGGCTAAATGACTAATACATATCTGAGCAATTTGATATCATATGTTTTCACAGATTATTTATAATGGCTAATGACTAATACATGTTGTTATTGTAGAAGCTTAAGACAAAGTGCTGATACATTTACACATTATATGAGCTGGTCCACATAAGTGATATGACATTtacaacacacatacatgtaccTAACTGGACCATACTCATCTGTTTGAGAAGCATGCTGTCCAGGTTTTAACACATAAGAGAGATCAGATGTCAACAGACAGTCAGATTTTTATGGGACTATacctttaactttaaaatatgtCAGTGCACTTATAAATACGCAGCCTTCAAGTGATGCAATTTACAAAACTGTGTTCAGAAAATTATTTTCTCGTGAACTTTGACAGTGCGCAGGTATAAAGGTGTCTGATGTTTGTCTCTAGTGATGTCAAGAAAATAACAAACTCCGCTGACTCTGACAGTATATGCACTGATATAAAGTCAAATGAATACTCTGAACACTTGTAATACACTATTAGTTTTGAACACCTGCTCCAGATCTATACAGCAATCCTTCAGTGAGTGCAGAGTGTCAGTGAGTGAGTGTTGATCTTTGAGTGGCATTTCATTAGACCgctcacacccacacagatgTTTTCACTTACTGTGGCTGATTAGATTTCTGCTCAGATTAGAGGTGAGCGGAGATACGAGAGGAAGTATACAGTCACCGAAGTCAATGCACCAATAAGAAGCATAAAGGAGTACTTTGTCCCGCCCTTGTAGGAACAACAAAGCAGGCAAGATAATTAAAATCGCCTGCGTTGATCTACCACAGGTGTGCAAAGCATTtaaagcatttttattttgccaGGTAGCCACCATATTGtctgttattgttattactgtaaaaaacacaatttcttATGAATGTGAAAGTTGAGTCTTAACTGAAGTAAAACTTCTCAACATGAGATGTGCAGTGTTGAAATTGCATTCAAAGCTGCTTGTATTGGAAGCTGGAGTCCTAATTATAAGTGCTGATGCTTTTGAGATGTGATATCAACAGTGAATGGTGTTATGCATACAGTAGTTTCCATTTCACACATCAGTTTCAAGCTTTAGATGGACAACAAGGTACCACAAATGCCTAAACTATAGACAGCAGGCTGCAATTTGGTATCACGCGTTCACCTTTCTATACGTACTACATCAATTCATCTGGAAAACATGACATATTTGGACTAACATGCTGCCCTGATGATATAAACCTCTTTCTTCAATAGTAACCTTGGGTAATTCAACAAATAACATACaatagaaaatactttattgtctaCTTTTTAGGTACAAAAGgcagaaatttgtctttggtttgCATGTATAAGAAGCGTTGTTAAAAAGGGTAAATTTAAACACAACATACCACATCCAGACAGGACACAttgaaacacatttacataaaaacacaatacaccaATAGAAGCTACATGAAAAGGAGCACCAGGTACTCCATGGTGAGGACTAAATCAAGGTTCAATGAATAGATGTAAACTGTAGATCACAAACCTGACTATCTGAAGGAAAGTCTAAAAATCTGAGATTAATAAAGTCTGACAAAAGGTTTGACAAAAGTTATGGGAATttaaaattagggatgcaccgatctgactttttcagttccgataccgatagtgatacctgggctttgggtatcagccgataccgagtaccgatctgataccagtgttcaattaataagctgtatgcctcactgtgtggaagtgactgggatcattctttatgtgtaaggcaacatcaggcctgacttaaacattgctttcccaactttttataataaaatgtaaccaataattacatatatatatatttatttatttatttgattgttctttattattaaattaataaatcgtacaccagcaacttggtaaaaaaatcttcaaaattagcaggaattacaattgaggtgtaaacctttttaatgcagcaacaaattggtcaaaacttaaacaggaattcaaattacagtacataatgtgtatagtatataaacatagaaatgAATTGAGtagatcggctccattgtcaccgatacatGGCCCGATATCAGATCCAGtttcggtgcatccctatttagCATTATATTATCAAACTGTTTGAGATCTGCAAAGTACTGTAGAAATAACCCTGTTCTTCCCTAAAAGGTCAAATTACTGATGGTGTGATGATTTGCTGAGAAATtgaaatagtagtagtagtagtagtagtagtagcagtagtagtagtagtagtagtagtagtagtagcagtagtagtagtagtagtagtagtagtagtagtagtagtagtagtagtagtagcagcagcagcagtagtagtagtagcagcagcagcagcagtagcagtagtagtagtagcagtagcagtagcagtagcagcagcagcagcagcagtagcagtagcagcagcagcagcagcagcagcagtagtagtagtagcagtagcagtagtagtagtagtagtagtagtagcagtagtagtagtagtagtagcagcagcagtagtagcagtagtagtagtagtagtagcagcagtagtagtagtagcagtagtagtagtagcagtagcagtagtagtagtagtagtagtagtagtagtagtaggagctgGACTCCAAAAGTCTTTAAATGCTGAATGTATCTGAATCTGAATGCTTATTTTGAATGCAGTTTACTGCACTGACCACCAACTCATTATGAAGAGATTCACTTTAAATGAGAACAATTAAGGTTCTTTATGTAGCTTTCGGCAGAATAATCCATATTACATATTGTTTCCTAATCCCCTCTTAATAACAATGTAGGAGTGGTTGGGAACACAAGGTTAATAAGGCCGTCTCAGTGAGGGcgtaaaataaatatgaagcttttCTATCGTGTGTTTATATTATTTCCCACAAGTTGGGCAAAGGTTCAGACTGAGATTTTTACttaattttctctctctctctacttgtGTTAAAGATATTTGTGCTCCAGTTATTATTGTCtccatcattttctttttttgttgttgccagGAATAATTCAAAGATGTACCGCAGTCAAGTATCACTACTCTTCGTCCATCCTACCACGAAATCTACCCGTCAACATCACAAAGACCATACGACAGGATGAGTGGCACGCACTCCGTAAGTATCTAAGTGTTTGTCTGTCTTTATGGAGCTGGTTGGACTAGTTGGTTTAGACACAGATTTTCTGTTCGTTGCATCTTTTGTGTTCATccacatttatatttctgttttctgcTTCTACTCTATTCAATTAATTATTTCAGCaataaaaagagaataaaatcaACGGAAAAGGTCGATCAACCATCTGATAATGGTCAATGCTTAATTTTAAGTCTCCTTAATCAAATTCAAGCTTTATTTGCATGACTATAACAAAATACAGTATTGCCAAAGCATTATATGAATATCGACAATTAGAATATATAgaaatttatatatacatttatgtatatacgCACAATGAACGCTGTATGAACACCAACAGCAAGttcgtttttttcttttcaaggaAATCAAATTACTTGGTACACGAACAAACAAATGCAACAAACAAAACCCCCATCCCTTTACCCCTAATTATTCAATAaccatttttaaatgtagtCCTGTAGACAAGCTTTGCATTCAAGGGTTTAGCTGACTCGGTTCTCTATATAGTATATCGGAAATTTGGCGTTCCTCAAGGCACGATTTTGGGCCCTTTCTTATTTCCATTGTACATGTTTCTCCTTGATTACATTATTCACAAAAACATAGCTCTACTGCAGGCATTCTGAGATATTTGGGACATTTTAAGATTAAAAAATCGaatttttttaccatttcaaAGATTTATAAAgtagtctcttttttttttttttttttttacagctgaacTAGTGAAATTGATTAATGCCGTTATCTCCCCGTGCTGTCATCCCCTTCAGTCCTCTATAAATCTTTCATCTACAGCTGCAGCAGCCAGGTTATTAACTTAAACTAACACAAGAGTGCATATTACTATAACGCAAGCCATTTTGCATTTCTGATTTGTTTGAAAGAGTATACTGCCCCTCGCTCCTGAATGTATCGCTGTCCTTATAAGGCCTTCCCTCCCGCGTCTAGACTCAGACCAGAGGTTATCAGGTCATCACTATTAGGAAGCCATTAGCTTTAGAGTGGCTTATCTGAGGACATTAGGTCCGACAGATCAATATATCTTCTTTGAAATCTCCCCTTAAAACACTTGGATAGTCTTGTATTTCTTTCTTGATATCCGTGTTCAAATAGAGAGAATGAAGGAGTTGTTTGACCTTGGATTGCAtcagtttcacttttgaaacccctttt
This window of the Sebastes fasciatus isolate fSebFas1 chromosome 2, fSebFas1.pri, whole genome shotgun sequence genome carries:
- the tmem276b gene encoding transmembrane protein 178B, with amino-acid sequence MAAMKILTGTGLFLAFCALGLLAMAICTDYWYETDARRHRERCKNYANKRNDPGYIYISNHNLPLQMPPKSSGPDAGAAGALIRTKRHFLAAASAMESHCNRQFNSTISGLWRKCHREGFDLETEDLIYKGIIQRCTAVKYHYSSSILPRNLPVNITKTIRQDEWHALHLRRMTAGFVGMAVSIILFGWIIGVLGCCQQHDLMQYVAGLLFLMGGTCCIISLCTCVAGINFELSRYPRNMYGLPEDISHGYGWSMFCAWGGLGLTLLAGFLCTLAPSLSTPTRTTTHKPRQENGTV